A window of Roseiflexus castenholzii DSM 13941 genomic DNA:
TGGCGGACGCGCTGCTGTTGCGCCTGGCAGCCCGTGTTGTGGATAGTGGGCAGGCGATAGCACAGCCTGGTGTGTACCGCGGCGTCACGTGCGCCGGCATCCTGCGTCGGCGCGGCTGGCGCGCCATGGGGATCGCTGCCCTTGACACCCACAGGCGCGTACCGTATCAGCACGAACGCAGTGATGACCTTTCGCGGCTCGATGCTGCGCATCTTGAGCATGCCGTGCGTCTGGTCGTCGGGCTGGCGCAGGCTCTCGATAACGCCCCATAACCGGGACTCACGGATGTGGGATGCGGAGCACGCGGTTCACCTCCGGCGCGGTAATGGAAGTCATCGCGCCATCGGGCCAGTACACCTCAACCGACTCAACCGTCGCCACACGTCCCAGACCAAAGTGGGCGACTGCTTCCATCTGACACAAATAGCCGCTGCCGGCATCAACGGCGCGCAGTTGCCGCCTGCCGCCAGCGGAGAGCACGACGACAGCGCCGCGCGCCGGCGCGCCGGCGCGGGTCAGCGGCAACACGCGCAGCCAGGCATACTCATTGGAAACCGGACGGTACAGACTGAGCGGCTGCAAATCGGCTTCGCCGTGACTGATCAGCAATTCAAGCCGGCCATCGCCGTCAAAATCGCCAACTGCCGCACCGGTGCCCAATCCGGCGGGTTCGAGCGCATCTCCCGGATCGATTTTCGTCCACACATCGCCGCGACGCGCAAACAGGCGGTTTGGTTCACCGATGTTGTTGAAGAAGATTTCCAACTCGCCGTCATTATCGAAATCAGCGGCGATAACCGTGCGCACCCGCGATGGTTCCGCCATATCAGGCGGCGCAGCATCAACGAAGAGACCTTCCCACTTCTGCAAGAACAGACGATGCGGACCCTCCCAGTTGCCATAGACGATGTCGAAACGGCCATCGCCATCGAAATCGCCGGCGGCAACTCCCCGACCGTGCTCGTGCGGATCGGGCAAACCGGCGCGGCGGGCGATTTCCTCGAACGTGCCATCGCCACGATTGGCAAAGAGCAGATTGGGACCATTTTCATTGACTGTAAAAATATCCATGCGCGACGTCACCAGAGGAAGGGTCATCACACCGCGCCCGCCGGTTGTAAAACTGACGCCCGCAGCGCTTGCCATATCCTGCACTTCGCCAAAGCGGTCGAGTTCATACAGGCGAAACGGACCGCCATAATTCGCCACAAAGAAGCCATAGCGCCCCGTGCCGAGGCGATCCACGACCGCAACCGAGCGACCGGCGGTTAAATTGAGCGCCTCGCGGTTCTGCGGCAATTCGAACAGATCGACCCAACCGGTCTCCTGGAAATCGAACAAGCGATCACCAAAGCGCTTACGACCGGCGAAGGTATCGGTGTTGAGGACATAGATCTCCTCCCGACCATCACCGTCGAGGTCGCCGGCTGCCACGCCGATCGCCTGCCGTTGGGCATCGGCGAGGGTCTGATCGACAATATCGACGAAACCGGCGCCGTTCCAGCGCAGCACGCGATTGGCGCCATCGAAGCCGGCAATGAATAGCTCCCAGGCGCCATCATCATTGATGTCGACCACCGCCACGCCATAGTGCAGACGCGGTGGATTGGAAGCGATCAGATGGCTGCAATCAATAAACATGGGCATGTCCCTGATGATACGACACGACGCGCTCCATATACCTACCCTTTGAGCCAGGCGACGATCATATGCGCGACCCGTTCACCACCCTCGCCGAGGAGCAACTGATGTCCATACCCATCCATCCAAATCAACCGACAGTCGGCAGCACCGATATGCCGCGCGACCTGCCCGGCGGATCGTGGATCGACTGTTGCATCATCGCGCCCCTGCACTACCAGCGTTGGCGCCGTGATGCGCGGCAATGCACGGCGCGCAGAGCGCTGCAACAGGGTCAACTGATGAATCGCAGTCAGCGGCATGCGCACAGTGCGGCGCAATTGCTCACAGACGACCGGGTCATCAAGATCGGCATCCGGGACGCGATTGCGTATAAGCGCGCGCAGCGCCGGATCTTTGAAATCAGCCCTGGCAAGAGGATAGTACCATGAAATGGCGTATCGCGCGATACTGCTCAGATTCACCAGAAATTGGCCGCGCAGCGTCAACGCCGGCGCCAGCGCGACCAGGCGCGCAACCGGCAGATGTGCCGCCAGCAGCAGCGCGAGCAACGATCCCATCGAAAAGCCAACGACCGCAACCTCGGAGCAATGCTGATGCAGCAGCGCAAATCCCTGCACCACTGTTTCCGCCCATTGTTGCCACCGGACACCGGCAAGCGCATCGGGAAGCGCGCCATGACCAGGGAGCAGCGGGGCGTGCACGCTGTATCCCTCCCGAATGAATGCAGCCGCCAGTGGACGGACTTCCGCCAGATCGCCGCCAAAGCCATGGATCAACAATACACCCGGCGAACCCGCCCAAACAGTCAGCGACTCCACCCTGCGACGTCCAACCGATGGTGATTCTGTCGCACGCGCAGCAAATTGGATCGATTCGGTCGGCATACTTGTATTCCAGTTCATGCTATTGTAGACCTCGCGCTATCATATGGCAAGCCGCCAGATGAAAAAAATGACATCCCGGTTACAGATGTCGTCTCACGATCAAGAGTCGGTCGATTCACGATTGACAACCCCGGCGTAACCTTCTACGATCATGGTACGTGGTTTCTGGCAACACCTGAAGCAACTATGGCGCTGCGATTCCAGCAGAAGCTCATTGTTCCGACATCAGCGCGACCGCTGATCGAACGTCCTCACGTCATCGCACAACTTGAGCGCGCCATTCGCAGCAAGCGCGTCGTCGCGCTCGCCGCTCCTGCCGGATGGGGTAAAACGACTGCTCTGGCACAGTGGGTCGCGCACACCACGATGCCCACTGCATGGTATACGCTCGATAGTGCCGATCGCGATCCCCAGGTTTTTCTCGATTATCTGTTGCACAGCGTTGCCGATCTGGCGCCGGGAACGGCGGACATCGCCGCGCGTCTTGCCACCGCCACCCCCCAGAGTCTCGCGGAGATCTCGCAGCAGACGGCGCTGGCGCTTGCTGATGCGCCGGATCACTTCGCCCTGATTCTTGATGATGTGCATGTTCTGGAGGATGACCAGTCGCAATCCATTCCGGGCGTCTCGCTGGTTTTTGCGCTGCTGGCATCCATCGCCGAGTATGCTGCCAGGTGTCATCTGGTGCTTGCATCGCGCACCCTGCCAGCTTTGCACGGCATGGTGCGCATGGTTGCGCAACAGCGTGCTGCTGTGTTCGATTATAGCGTGTTGCAGTTCCAGCGTGCCGATACGCAGCGTCTTGCGGGAATGACCGCAGGGCTGACGCTCTCCGATGACGCCGCGGAGCAATTGACCGCCGCAGTTGGCGGTTGGGTCACCGGTATCGTGCTTTCACTGGATCAACCATCTGTCAACGGCAGCAGCGTCCCCAAACAGCATATTGTTGACTATCGCCTGGCGGAGATCGCCACGCAACGCGATGCCATCATCGAAGCCAACACGAGCCAGGTGTATGCGTATTTCGCCGAACAGATTCTGTCGCCACTACCAGCCGACCTGCAACGGTTTCTTGAGGATACCAGCGTGCTTCAGGACCTGTCGCCGCATCGCTGCGACCGATTGCGAAACACCACCAACTCGGCGGAATATCTTGACGATATCAAACGCCGTGGTCTGTTCGTTTCGAGTCGTGCTGGATGGGTATCGTACCATAGTCTGTTTCGTGAGTATCTGCGATCGCGCCTCGCGCGTGATCCCCAACGGTATCGTTCGCTTTTGCGGACTGCCGGCGACCTCTATGCTACTGAGGACGACATCGAACGTGCGCTCGATTGCTATCTGGCAGCCAGCGATTATCGACAGGCGCTCGAACTGCTGCGATCGGCAGTGCCACGCCTGCGTCAGCGTTCGCGTCAGACCACCCTGCTGGCGTGCTTTGAACGCCTGCATCGCTTTCGATTGACCGGTGATCGCCACATCCGGGACGCTATGCCGTTCCCGGCGGTGCAAGATCCACGACTGCCCGCAACCCCGCCAGATCTCTTGTTGGCAGAGGCGCGCGTGTATAGCGATCTGGCACTCTGGGAACGCGCATACCTGGCGCTCCAGCTCGCCGAAGCGTCCGGAAATGCTCAGATCCGTGCAGAAGCGCGGATTCTCTCGGCAGAGGTGCAGGTGCTCCAGGGCGACTACGCTCGCGCTCAACAAACATTGCGAACCGTCGATGTGGAGATTCTCGATGATCGCCTGCGCCTGGAATATGCCATAGCCGCCGGACGCGCGCACATTATGGCAGGCGAGGTCGCTGCCGCCATTACGGCATTGGAACGCGCGCATACTCTTGCGACGACCCGCGCCGACGCCGTGGATCATCCCGGACCTCTCGCGGATATTTACGATAATCTCGGCTGGGCATACGCTGCTCAGGGTGATCGTCAGTCGGCTCTCCGCCACCTGAAGCGCGCCGACGCTTGCTGGCAGGCATCCGGCAATCACGGAAGGCGCGCACTGACGCTCAACAACATGGGAGTCATGGCGATGGAAGAAGGGCGGTATGCCGAAGCGCGCGCGGCATTCGACACCGGACTGGATATTGCCCGACATACCGGGCTGCGACGTGAAGAAAGCGTGCTGCTGTGCAGCCTGGCAGAACTCATGCTGCGTCAGGGCGATGTTGAGCAATCGATCCATTGCGCTGCTGAGGCACACGCACTGGCCACAGCGTTCGACATCGCCAGCAGTGCGGAAGCAGCGGCGGCGACCGCGCTCTGGTCCGCTCTCCTGGTTGGCGATAGGGCAGCCACATCTGCGTGGTCCGACAGGACAGCCGCAATCGTAGCGCCTTTCCAACCGGAGGTGCGCGGGCGTCTGGCATTGGCACGGGCAATGCTGGCGATGCAACAGAGCAACCCGGACCCGGAACGCCTCGCCAATTTTCTGGCAGAAGCGACGGTATGCGAAGCCGCCCTCAGCAACGAAGAGCGCGCCTATGTCGCACTGTTGCGCGCCGACATCGCATACTCCCGCGCTGGCTGGCAATGCGCTGCTGCGGAATGGGCGGATTTCGTGGCGCGCGCTAGCACGCTCTCCGAACCCTTGCTGCATCGTTTCGCAGCGGTGCATCGCAAACTCTTTGAAATCGCAGCACCTCACACGCCGCTTGCCGCTCGCGCGATTGCGGGCTTCCGTCAACCCGCGTCCATACGCTGGCGGATCACCGCGCTTGGCGGATTCGAGTGCCTTGTCGATGGCATGCCGGTCGAACTGTCGCAACTGCACCGCGCCCTCCTGATCCGACTCCTCGATGCCGGTCCTCCGGGACTGGCAGTGGAGCGCCTCTGGGAGGCGGT
This region includes:
- a CDS encoding CRTAC1 family protein, which codes for MFIDCSHLIASNPPRLHYGVAVVDINDDGAWELFIAGFDGANRVLRWNGAGFVDIVDQTLADAQRQAIGVAAGDLDGDGREEIYVLNTDTFAGRKRFGDRLFDFQETGWVDLFELPQNREALNLTAGRSVAVVDRLGTGRYGFFVANYGGPFRLYELDRFGEVQDMASAAGVSFTTGGRGVMTLPLVTSRMDIFTVNENGPNLLFANRGDGTFEEIARRAGLPDPHEHGRGVAAGDFDGDGRFDIVYGNWEGPHRLFLQKWEGLFVDAAPPDMAEPSRVRTVIAADFDNDGELEIFFNNIGEPNRLFARRGDVWTKIDPGDALEPAGLGTGAAVGDFDGDGRLELLISHGEADLQPLSLYRPVSNEYAWLRVLPLTRAGAPARGAVVVLSAGGRRQLRAVDAGSGYLCQMEAVAHFGLGRVATVESVEVYWPDGAMTSITAPEVNRVLRIPHP
- a CDS encoding alpha/beta hydrolase; its protein translation is MPTESIQFAARATESPSVGRRRVESLTVWAGSPGVLLIHGFGGDLAEVRPLAAAFIREGYSVHAPLLPGHGALPDALAGVRWQQWAETVVQGFALLHQHCSEVAVVGFSMGSLLALLLAAHLPVARLVALAPALTLRGQFLVNLSSIARYAISWYYPLARADFKDPALRALIRNRVPDADLDDPVVCEQLRRTVRMPLTAIHQLTLLQRSARRALPRITAPTLVVQGRDDATVDPRSAGQVARHIGAADCRLIWMDGYGHQLLLGEGGERVAHMIVAWLKG
- a CDS encoding tetratricopeptide repeat protein — protein: MALRFQQKLIVPTSARPLIERPHVIAQLERAIRSKRVVALAAPAGWGKTTALAQWVAHTTMPTAWYTLDSADRDPQVFLDYLLHSVADLAPGTADIAARLATATPQSLAEISQQTALALADAPDHFALILDDVHVLEDDQSQSIPGVSLVFALLASIAEYAARCHLVLASRTLPALHGMVRMVAQQRAAVFDYSVLQFQRADTQRLAGMTAGLTLSDDAAEQLTAAVGGWVTGIVLSLDQPSVNGSSVPKQHIVDYRLAEIATQRDAIIEANTSQVYAYFAEQILSPLPADLQRFLEDTSVLQDLSPHRCDRLRNTTNSAEYLDDIKRRGLFVSSRAGWVSYHSLFREYLRSRLARDPQRYRSLLRTAGDLYATEDDIERALDCYLAASDYRQALELLRSAVPRLRQRSRQTTLLACFERLHRFRLTGDRHIRDAMPFPAVQDPRLPATPPDLLLAEARVYSDLALWERAYLALQLAEASGNAQIRAEARILSAEVQVLQGDYARAQQTLRTVDVEILDDRLRLEYAIAAGRAHIMAGEVAAAITALERAHTLATTRADAVDHPGPLADIYDNLGWAYAAQGDRQSALRHLKRADACWQASGNHGRRALTLNNMGVMAMEEGRYAEARAAFDTGLDIARHTGLRREESVLLCSLAELMLRQGDVEQSIHCAAEAHALATAFDIASSAEAAAATALWSALLVGDRAATSAWSDRTAAIVAPFQPEVRGRLALARAMLAMQQSNPDPERLANFLAEATVCEAALSNEERAYVALLRADIAYSRAGWQCAAAEWADFVARASTLSEPLLHRFAAVHRKLFEIAAPHTPLAARAIAGFRQPASIRWRITALGGFECLVDGMPVELSQLHRALLIRLLDAGPPGLAVERLWEAVWGDDHVSMPALHQALRRLRLQTGLSVSAREGAVAIRSGWDMIEYDVQELERLLEMPTHPNIIQRVMALYRGEFLPGAPLSASLWVESRRAHLQQRYLDAIEQFAQSIERDSPQQAMFYYQHVLQIDGCREHTAAQLMRLAARFGNRTLVTVTFEHLKGALRALGASPEPATAALYQQLT